From a single Papaver somniferum cultivar HN1 unplaced genomic scaffold, ASM357369v1 unplaced-scaffold_19, whole genome shotgun sequence genomic region:
- the LOC113338389 gene encoding uncharacterized protein LOC113338389 isoform X1, with amino-acid sequence MNTIMISSFAEVVDRERGRFERNPIDESNGEKIDMGIEDGASANQSSERRMSEGDVETMEEDISGATKSTNGNTSEEDMSTEMKDKKEKRKLQEDGVESEQNEYIETAIEVKKKNKSISTSDV; translated from the exons ATGAACACAATTATGATTTCTTCATTCGCAGAGGTGGTAGATAGGGAGAGAGGACGCTTTGAGCGTAATCCTATAGATGAATCAA ATGGAGAGAAAATTGACATGGGTATCGAAGATGGAGCTTCAGCAAATCAAAGCAGCGAGAGAAGGATGTCTGAAGGTGACGTAGAGACTATGGAGGAGGACATATCAGGAGCCACTAAATCCACTAATGGGAATACTTCAGAGGAGGATATGTCAACTGAGATGAAGGATAAGAAGGAGAAGCGAAAGTTACAAGAGGATGGGGTCGAATCAGAACAGAACGAATATATCGAAACTGCAATTgaagtgaagaagaaaaacaagtctATAAGCACAAGTGATGTTTAA
- the LOC113338389 gene encoding uncharacterized protein LOC113338389 isoform X2, with the protein MNQLFLLVNGMIVMIISLIAMIRSKNQRYGEKIDMGIEDGASANQSSERRMSEGDVETMEEDISGATKSTNGNTSEEDMSTEMKDKKEKRKLQEDGVESEQNEYIETAIEVKKKNKSISTSDV; encoded by the exons ATGAATCAA CTTTTTTTGTTGGTGAATGGGATGATTGTAATGATTATTTCACTGATAGCGATGATAAGAAGCAAAaatcagaggt ATGGAGAGAAAATTGACATGGGTATCGAAGATGGAGCTTCAGCAAATCAAAGCAGCGAGAGAAGGATGTCTGAAGGTGACGTAGAGACTATGGAGGAGGACATATCAGGAGCCACTAAATCCACTAATGGGAATACTTCAGAGGAGGATATGTCAACTGAGATGAAGGATAAGAAGGAGAAGCGAAAGTTACAAGAGGATGGGGTCGAATCAGAACAGAACGAATATATCGAAACTGCAATTgaagtgaagaagaaaaacaagtctATAAGCACAAGTGATGTTTAA
- the LOC113339071 gene encoding protein NUCLEAR FUSION DEFECTIVE 4-like, producing the protein MMETGSGSGGGSMDLVRFTAQVLRGRWFMLFASVLLMGCAGGTYVFGIYSKAIKRTLGYDQTTLNLIGFFKDLGTTVGIFSGLIAEVTPNWFVLLVGASLNFVGYFMVWISVSGRISKPHIWQMCLYICIGANSQNFTLTSVMVTSVKNFPGNRGTLLGLLKGFTGLSGAVMTQLYLAIYGNNSTSLILFIAWFPAVISIFFVYAIRLIKVVGQSNVEGRVIYKYLMISAVLALFIMGITITQKQKTFSHAEYVVTSTVVCILLFIPLAVSVKEELVLWNLMKQNFMPPNILTIETPSLVDPIPLSLTTRQSAREENPKPTVSCFSDVFNPPERGEDYTILQAVLSIDMLLLIIGSFCGLGTSLTAIDNLGQIGESLGYPTLTISTFISLMSIWNYFGRVCVGLISEILLTKWRFPRTLVTTIVLLVSCIGHILIAFPMPGSIYLASVIIGFCYGAQVTLIYTVLSELFGLKYYSTLYNCGTLAMPLGSYVFNVRVAGFLYDREALKQLEVMGLGRDSVKELTCIGKQCYRLCFIILTAATFVGAVSSFVLFIRTRKFYQGDIYKKFRQETTLANTQVEASELVSPMDSDIKRKVSGM; encoded by the coding sequence atgaTGGAAACAGGGAGTGGAAGTGGTGGTGGCTCGATGGACCTTGTTCGCTTCACTGCACAAGTTCTCCGGGGCAGATGGTTCATGCTTTTTGCCTCCGTCCTCCTAATGGGTTGTGCTGGTGGGACTTATGTTTTCGGAATCTACTCCAAAGCAATTAAGAGAACTCTCGGGTACGATCAGACGACACTTAACTTGATTGGTTTCTTCAAAGACCTTGGAACTACTGTTGGGATTTTCTCTGGGCTTATAGCTGAAGTGACTCCAAACTGGTTTGTTCTACTTGTTGGTGCATCTTTGAACTTTGTTGGATACTTCATGGTGTGGATTAGTGTAAGTGGCCGTATTTCGAAACCCCACATTTGGCAGATGTGCCTCTATATCTGCATTGGTGCTAATTCTCAGAATTTTACCCTCACAAGTGTTATGGTCACCTCTGTAAAGAACTTTCCAGGCAACCGAGGAACACTATTGGGTCTTCTAAAGGGATTCACTGGCCTAAGTGGAGCCGTCATGACGCAACTTTACCTGGCCATCTATGGTAACAACTCTACGTCTCTAATCCTCTTCATTGCATGGTTTCCTGCTGTTATATCTATCTTCTTTGTCTATGCAATCCGTTTGATTAAAGTCGTTGGGCAGTCGAATGTCGAAGGGAGAGTTATTTACAAGTATCTCATGATATCTGCTGTGCTAGCTCTATTTATAATGGGTATAACCATAACTCAGAAACAAAAAACCTTCTCCCATGCCGAATATGTTGTAACTTCAACTGTTGTGTGTATCTTACTCTTCATTCCTCTAGCTGTATCAGTTAAAGAAGAGCTTGTACTCTGGAATCTAATGAAACAAAACTTTATGCCACCAAATATTTTAACTATTGAAACCCCATCTCTTGTGGACCCGATTCCTCTTTCATTGACTACGAGACAATCAGCAAGAGAAGAGAACCCAAAACCAACAGTTTCATGCTTTTCAGACGTTTTCAATCCCCCGGAGAGGGGAGAAGATTATACCATTTTGCAGGCAGTACTGAGCATTGACATGTTATTGCTCATTATCGGTTCATTCTGTGGACTCGGTACTAGTCTCACAGCGATAGACAATTTGGGGCAAATTGGTGAATCTCTTGGCTACCCAACACTTACTATAAGCACTTTTATATCGCTCATGAGTATTTGGAACTATTTCGGAAGAGTTTGTGTTGGTTTGATCTCTGAAATCCTCCTTACGAAATGGAGATTTCCCAGAACTCTAGTGACGACAATTGTCCTTCTTGTTTCTTGTATTGGTCATATTCTTATCGCCTTTCCAATGCCTGGTTCTATCTACCTTGCTTCAGTGATCATTGGCTTTTGTTATGGTGCACAAGTAACACTAATCTACACAGTCTTATCTGAGCTCTTTGGGCTCAAATATTACTCGACATTGTATAACTGTGGGACGCTAGCAATGCCTCTTGGTTCTTATGTGTTCAACGTAAGAGTTGCGGGGTTCCTTTACGACAGAGAGGCTTTGAAGCAATTGGAGGTTATGGGACTTGGTAGGGATTCAGTGAAGGAATTGACATGTATTGGAAAACAATGTTACAGGTTATGTTTTATTATATTAACAGCAGCAACATTTGTTGGAGCTGTTAGTTCCTTCGTTTTGTTTATTAGGACAAGAAAATTCTACCAAGGAGATATTTATAAAAAGTTTAGACAGGAGACAACCCTGGCCAACACACAAGTCGAAGCTTCCGAACTGGTTTCACCAATGGATTCTGATATCAAACGAAAGGTATCGGGTATGTGA
- the LOC113338571 gene encoding uncharacterized protein LOC113338571 has protein sequence MVWSDLFEKRREVAPDANLGFTLPSSIDGNRVADIEFEDVSEDISNCENLLIGVCLGKKLPYLMIKNSVSRAWKLKGEMKMTIHGDSIYVFEFDNEDDFLSAFEFVPVFVANQLFPVRPWHELIEQELAELKSVPTWIASFIGKPIMMDHFTLAKSRMSFARVLVECPKAKTKEIKTPAKQVKTTTTGEQQWVVKGSKNNWHKLLINTNPKSWMDHEKMEDDTISLGGNKENEIMDVENSVSITTENMFDILIEEDREKQQEVMGPLKTMIQNFNSCTENQSKNGRWNIRGLNDPLKQRELSRFTLSNKLSILGVVETHVHQLNKDTIRFDVNKNWNFIDNYINNSYGRLWVAWNPLEVTVSVIHTAGRAKFLEVVTSCNLRFAVTMVEKTRNLGIDPSNMVRGRGQGGPREALVDEVMERTRYDELSRTVEQLSGQVATFLQRHERRRPPTDESNSDGTDDDTDTENPFAGRERASRSWESSFRIKIPEFHGSGLSPEDCIDWFSTVEEVLEFKRVPDDRVVPLVATRFRGRAVVWWRQLKASRIQKGKPPITSWARLEKCMRSAFLPFNYTRELYIRLQNLRQGFRSIDEYTKEFYDLVTRSGITDTDDQLVSRYIGGLRETFQDTLNMFDYFSVSEVHQRGLRLEKQLSRKSIRAAVGRPTIAPSQIASAQQNVSTSQRPGPKCYRCGDPGHLANDCRKAGRPGKALLVETTAADDVFADAEETSTEFDEVFLPGDQGDCLMISRPSFLAPKVDADESWLRKNIFQTTCTIEGKVCRMIIDSGSCENVVSEEAVRNLKLSTEKHPSPYSLHWLSKGSEVTISKRCLVKFSIGSIYEDALWCDVVVMDACHLLLGRPWKYDREVMHDGKLNTYSFWFKSTRITLVPAKEAVHKPLSNLASNFLSWRTFETEMIDEGIVFILCGLSPASATAVEVPSCIQGVLSDFADIFPVDLPEGLPPSRAIQHRIDLVPGSVLPNRAHYRMSPREHEELQRQVGELLAKGLIRESLSPCAVPALLIPKKDGSWCMCVESHAINKITVKYRFPIPRLDDILDQLHGATIFSKLDLRSGYHQIRIRPGDEWKTAFKTREGLYEWLVMPFGLSNAPSTFMRVMNEVLKPFLGKFVVVYFDDILVYSTNLDMHLRHLREVLVVLRQQNFFAATKKCVFGTDRILFLGYVISKDGISVDESKVDVVRTWPCPQTIHEARSFHGFASFYRRFIPHFSTIAAAITDCMKDGKFAWTDAATASFILLKEKLCSAPILSLPNFSLPFEVHTDASKVGIGAVLTQTGKPVAFFSEKLNGAKRNYSTYELEFYAIIQTLKHWRHYLIHSDFVLFTDHDALKHIGNQDKMNARQVKWASYLQDFTFVLKHKAGTQNRVADGLSRRRSLLTSLRTEVWGFDSFATLYQSDPYFSVILEAVRAGNNTQFSLLDGFIFKGTRLCIPSCSLRLKIIQEIHNEGHFGRDKTFQLISFSYFLPRLFKEVQRFVSRCHVCQISKGSATNAGLYMPLPIPSKPWIDISMDFVVGLPRTQQGMDYVFVIVDRFSKMSHFVACKKTTDAVNVALLFFRNVYRLHGLPESIVSDRDSKFLSHFWRCLWKLLRTELKFSSAYHPQTDGQTEVVNRSLGNLLRSLVGSHTKQWDQHLFQAEFAFNRAIHRSTGFSPFQVVCGFNPRSSLDLAPVMLKRPLISIVVMLNLR, from the exons ATGGTTTGGTCGGACTTATTTGAAAAGAGAAGAGAGGTTGCTCCTGATGCTAACCTAGGGTTCACACTTCCTAGTTCGATTGATGGTAATAGAGTTGCAGACATTGAATTTGAAGATGTTTCTGAAGATATCTCAAACTGTGAGAATTTATTGATTGGGGTTTGTTTAGGTAAGAAATTACCTTATTTGATGATTAAGAATTCCGTGTCTCGTGCTTGGAAGCTCAAAGGTGAGATGAAAATGACCATCCATGGAGACTCTATTTATGTTTTTGAATTTGATAATGAGGATGATTTTCTCAGTGCTTTCGAAtttgttcctgtttttgttgCTAATCAATTGTTTCCAGTCAGACCATGGCATGAACTAATTGAGCAAGAATTAGCTGAACTTAAATCAGTTCCAACTTGG ATTGCTAGTTTTATTGGTAAGCCTATAATGATGGATCATTTTACTCTGGCGAAATCAAGAATGAGCTTTGCTAGAGTTTTGGTTGAG TGTCCAAAAGCTAAGACTAAAGAGATTAAAACACCAGCTAAGCAAGTGAAGACCACCACCACTGGTGAACAACAATGGGTTGTCAAAGGGTCTAAGAATAATTGGCATAAACTACTTATTAATACAAATCCTAAATCATGGATGGATCACGAAAAAATGGAAGATGATACTATATCTCtcggtggaaataaagaaaatgaaatcATGGATGTTGAGAATTCAGTTAGCATTACCACAGAGAACATGTTTGATATTTTGATTGAGGAGGATAGGGAGAAGCAACAGGAAGTTATGGGTCCTTTGAAGACTATGATCCAAAATTTCAACTCATGTACTGAGAATCAAAGCAAAAATG GTCGCTGGAACATTAGAGGGCTCAATGACCCTCTAAAGCAACGTGAGCTTAGTAGATTTACTTTATCAAATAAACTTTCTATTTTAGGTGTTGTTGAAACTCATGTTCATCAGTTGAATAAGGATACTATTAGATTTGATGTTAATAAAAATTGGAATTTCATTGATAACTACATTAATAATTCTTATGGTAGACTTTGGGTGGCGTGGAATCCCCTGGAAGTTACTGTTTCTGTTATTCATACTGCTGGCCGAGCTAAATTTTTAGAAGTTGTTACTAGTTGTAACTTAAGGTTTGCTGTTACAatggttgaaaagacgagg AATCTGGGTATCGATCCTTCCAACATGGTTCGTGGTAGAGGTCAGGGTGGTCCTCGCGAAGCTCTAGTTGATGAGGTGATGGAGAGAACTAGATACGATGAATTATCACGCACGGTTGAGCAGCTCTCCGGTCAAGTAGCAACATTTTTACAACGACATGAGCGCCGTCGTCCTCCTACGGATGAATCCAATTCGGATGGAACAGATGACGATACTGATACTGAAAACCCCTTTGCTGGGCGTGAGCGTGCTTCTAGGAGTTGGGAATCGTCATTCCGCATAAAGATTCCTGAGTTTCATGGTAGCGGTTTATCACCGGAAGATTGTATAGACTGGTTCTCTACCGTGGAGGAAGTTCTGGAATTTAAGAGGGTTCCTGATGATCGAGTGGTTCCGCTTGTGGCTACGCGCTTTCGCGGAAGGGCTGTTGTTTGGTGGCGTCAGTTGAAAGCATCTAGAATTCAGAAAGGTAAACCTCCTATTACTTCCTGGGCAAGGCTTGAAAAGTGTATGCGTTCAGCCTTTTTGCCATTTAACTATACCAGAGAACTGTATATTCGTTTACAAAATCTTCGTCAGGGTTTTCGATCCATTGATGAATATACGAAAGAGTTCTATGATTTGGTCACTCGGTCAGGTATTACAGACACCGATGATCAGCTTGTATCCCGCTATATAGGTGGTCTGCGTGAGACTTTCCAGGACACActaaatatgtttgattatttttctgTGTCTGAGGTTCACCAACGAGGTCTGCGTTTGGAAAAGCAATTATCCCGTAAGTCAATTAGAGCAGCTGTTGGCCGTCCTACTATTGCTCCTTCACAGATTGCTTCCGCTCAACAGAATGTTAGTACGTCTCAGAGGCCTGGTCCTAAATGCTACCGATGTGGTGATCCTGGTCACTTGGCAAACGATTGTCGTAAGGCTGGTCGACCTGGCAAAGCTTTACTCGTAGAGACTACTGCTGCTGATGATGTCTTTGCTGATGCGGAGGAGACATCAACTGAGTTCGATGAAGTATTTCTACCAGGGGACCAAGGTGACTGCTTGATGATTTCTCGACCATCATTCCTGGCGCCGAAGGTCGACGCTGACGAGTCATGGCTCAGAAAGAACATCTTCCAGACAACGTGCACCATAGAAGGCAAAGTCTGTCGAATGATCATTGACTCAGGCAGCTGTGAGAACGTGGTGTCTGAAGAAGCTGTGAGAAATCTCAAGTTATCAACAGAGAAACATCCTAGTCCGTACTCTCTTCACTGGCTGAGTAAAGGTTCGGAGGTAACTATTTCCAAACGTTGTCTTGTGAAGTTTTCCATTGGTTCTATATACGAAGATGCTTTGTGGTGTGATGTCGTGGTTATGGATGCTTGTCATTTGCTATTGGGACGACCTTGGAAATACGACAGGGAGGTAATGCACGATGGTAAACTAAACACATATTCATTCTGGTTCAAATCGACTCGCATCACGTTAGTCCCTGCCAAGGAGGCTGTGCACAAACCACTCTCTAACCTGGCTTCCAATTTTCTGTCTTGGCGTACGTTTGAGACCGAGATGATAGATGAGGGTATTGTGTTCATCTTGTGTGGTCTTTCTCCTGCATCTGCGACGGCTGTGGAGGTTCCGTCATGTATCCAGGGAGTATTATCGGACTTTGCAGACATTTTTCCTGTTGACCTTCCGGAGGGGTTGCCTCCATCTCGTGCTATTCAGCACCGGATAGActtagtaccaggatcggttcttCCTAATCGAGCTCATTACCGTATGAGCCCAAGAGAACACGAGGAACTACAGCGTCAGGTAGGGGAGTTATTAGCCAAGGGTCTCATCAGGGAGAGTCTTAGTCCTTGTGCAGTTCCGGCGTTGCTCATTCCTAAGAAGGATGGTTCATGGTGCATGTGTGTGGAAAGTCATGCTATTAATAAGATTACGGTGAAATATCGTTTTCCCATCCCTCGTCTGGATGATATCCTGGACCAGCTTCATGGTGCGACGATTTTTAGCAAATTGGATTTGCGTAGTGGCTACCATCAGATTCGTATACGGCCTGGAGATGAGTGGAAGACCGCTTTTAAAACTAGGGAAGGACTTtatgaatggttggtgatgccgtTTGGTCTCTCCAATGCTCCAAGTACGTTTATGCGTGTCATGAATGAAGTATTAAAACCATTTTTGGGTAAGTTTGTGGTCGTTTATTTCGATGACATTTTGGTTTATAGTACTAACTTGGATATGCACTTGCGTCATCTTCGTGAGGTCTTAGTAGTCTTACGCCAGCAAAATTTCTTTGCCGCTACAAAGAAGTGTGTCTTCGGTACAGATCGCATTTTGTTTCTTGGATACGTCATATCCAAGGATGGTATTTCCGTGGATGAATCGAAGGTTGATGTTGTGCGTACTTGGCCTTGTCCGCAAACAATCCATGAGGCCAGGAGCTTTCATGGGTTCGCATCCTTTTATAGAAGGTTTATTCCCCACTTTAGCACTATTGCAGCAGCAATCACCGACTGCATGAAGGATGGCAAGTTTGCTTGGACAGACGCAGCTACAGCAAGCTTCATCTTGCTGAAGGAGAAGCTTTGTTCTGCCCCTATATTGTCTTTACCAAATTTTTCTTTACCATTTGAGGTTCATACAGACGCCTCTAAGGTGGGTATTGGTGCCGTCTTAACCCAAACAGGTAAGCCGGTCGCCTTTTTCAGTGAAAAGTTGAATGGAGCCAAACGTAATTATAGCACGTACGAATTGGAATTTTATGCCATCATACAGACTCTCAAGCACTGGCGTCATTATTTGATTCATTCCGACTTTGTTTTGTTTACTGACCACGACGCTCTCAAGCACATAGGTAATCAAGACAAGATGAATGCACGCCAGGTTAAGTGGGCTAGCTATCTGCAGGATTTCACGTTCGTCCTCAAACACAAGGCTGGTACTCAAAACCGTGTGGCTGATGGTCTGAGTCGTCGTCGGAGCCTCTTAACATCTCTGCGGACTGAAGTATGGGGGTTTGACTCGTTTGCGACATTATACCAATCAGACCCATATTTTTCTGTCATATTGGAAGCTGTACGTGCTGGCAATAATACACAATTCTCCTTGCTGGACGGATTTATCTTCAAAGGTACTCGACTGTGCATCCCGTCCTGTAGCTTGAGGTTGAAGATCATCCAGGAGATACATAACGAAGGTCACTTTGGTCGTGACAAAACATTCCAACTGATCTCTTTCTCCTATTTTTTGCCGCGTCTTTTTAAGGAGGTCCAACGATTTGTCTCCCGTTGTCACGTCTGTCAGATCTCTAAAGGGTCAGCTACGAATGCGGGTCTTTATATGCCGTTGCCAATTCCTTCGAAGCCATGGATTGATATTAGTATGGACTTTGTCGTCGGTTTACCGCGCACTCAACAGGGAATGGATTATGTTTTTGTTATAGTTGACAGATTTTCCAAGATGTCACATTTTGTAGCATGCAAGAAGACTACGGACGCGGTTAATGTGGCGCTATTATTTTTCAGAAATGTGTACCGTCTGCATGGTCTTCCGGAATCCATCGTTTCTGACCGTGATTCTAAATTTCTTAGTCATTTTTGGAGATGTCTTTGGAAATTGTTACGTACGGAGCTAAAATTCAGCAGCGCTTATCACCCACAAACGGATGGGCAGACAGAGGTAGTGAACCGTTCTCTTGGGAATTTACTTCGTAGTTTGGTTGGGTCTCACACTAAGCAATGGGATCAACATCTGTTTCAAGCTGAATTCGCTTTCAATAGAGCAATTCATAGAAGCACAGGGTTTAGTCCTTTTCAAGTGGTCTGTGGGTTTAACCCTCGTTCCTCACTCGACCTAGCACCGGTCATGTTGAAACGGCCGCTGATAAGCATCGTCGTCATGTTGAATTTGAGGTAG